Proteins encoded by one window of Salvia splendens isolate huo1 chromosome 5, SspV2, whole genome shotgun sequence:
- the LOC121805937 gene encoding uncharacterized protein LOC121805937: MEAQSSREPDPPAVTTRLRSRPDPFLITCRCFSVITALAAILCIAVNILSAVQSFNNGSDIFDGIFRCYTVVIALFVVVAETEWEFIMKFSKILEYWAGRGMLQIFVAVMTRAYPEYLKDHAELFLLQSISSYLLLGCGVVYVISGMCCIGMVKRARQKKEISREQAIKDLEELEQRREELESLLVPEA; encoded by the exons ATGGAGGCGCAGAGTTCTCGAGAACCTGACCCGCCCGCCGTCACCACCCGGCTCCGTTCGAGGCCCGATCCCTTCCTCATCACCTGCCGCTGCTTCAGCGTCATCACAGCTCTCGCCGCCATTCTCTGCATCGCCGTCAACATCCTCTCCGCCGTCCAATCTTTCAACAACGGATCTGAT ATATTCGATGGGATATTCCGGTGTTACACGGTGGTAATTGCCTTGTTTGTGGTTGTCGCCGAGACCGAGTGGGAATTCATCATGAAGTTCTCCAAG ATCCTGGAGTACTGGGCTGGCAGAGGGATGCTGCAGATCTT TGTTGCAGTGATGACCCGAGCTTACCCTGAGTATTTAAAGGACCATGCAGAGCTTTTTCTTCTCCAAAGCATCTCTAGCTACCTGCTTCTTGGATGTGGTGTAGTTTACGTTATATCA GGAATGTGCTGCATTGGCATGGTGAAACGGGCTCGCCAGAAAAAAGAAATCTCCAGGGAGCAAGCAATAAAGGATCTTGAG GAGCTTGAGCAGCGCCGAGAAGAACTTGAGTCGTTGTTGGTCCCTGAAGCTTGA
- the LOC121803403 gene encoding protein EXECUTER 1, chloroplastic-like isoform X2 — protein sequence MSHLKRSVEEERYGDAALIRDHAGAGLVGWWAGTSEDANDPYGRIIHMSAEHGRYIARSYSPRLLDIEVRENWPSLEFKILDGLMHIKGGPVVGFVYWGS from the exons ATGTCACATCTAAAG AGATCTGTGGAGGAAGAGCGATATGGAGATGCAGCTCTTATACGTGATCATGCAGGGGCTGGTTTG GTTGGATGGTGGGCTGGAACTTCAGAAGATGCCAATGATCCTTATGGTCGCATTATTCATATGAGCGCTGAACATGGAAGATACATCGCTAGAAGTTACAGTCCTAG ATTGCTCGATATAGAGGTCAGGGAAAATTGGCCGAGCCTGGAGTTCAAAATCCTCGATGGGTTGATG CATATCAAAGGAGGTCCTGTTGTTGGCTTTGTTTACTGGGGCTCCTGA
- the LOC121803403 gene encoding protein EXECUTER 1, chloroplastic-like isoform X1, translating into MSHLKRSVEEERYGDAALIRDHAGAGLVGWWAGTSEDANDPYGRIIHMSAEHGRYIARSYSPRLLDIEVRENWPSLEFKILDGLMVNLLYWMESISKEVLLLALFTGAPEPHLVFFNRLRLLD; encoded by the exons ATGTCACATCTAAAG AGATCTGTGGAGGAAGAGCGATATGGAGATGCAGCTCTTATACGTGATCATGCAGGGGCTGGTTTG GTTGGATGGTGGGCTGGAACTTCAGAAGATGCCAATGATCCTTATGGTCGCATTATTCATATGAGCGCTGAACATGGAAGATACATCGCTAGAAGTTACAGTCCTAG ATTGCTCGATATAGAGGTCAGGGAAAATTGGCCGAGCCTGGAGTTCAAAATCCTCGATGGGTTGATGGTGAACTTGTTATATTGGATGGAAAG CATATCAAAGGAGGTCCTGTTGTTGGCTTTGTTTACTGGGGCTCCTGAACCTCACTTGGTATTCTTCAATCGACTCAGGCTGCTGGATTGA
- the LOC121802446 gene encoding beta-ureidopropionase-like, which produces MAAENGKTDLADDGSVAGFDSLHRLLQSSLPPHLFQEASRLLIGLNCGKTLDSVALPDPAKSLSVNHDFDLQAFSFRADSESLREPRCVRVGLIQNSIALPTTEPFLDQKWGIFQKLTPIIEAAGASGVNILCLQEAWTMPFAFCTREKKWCEFAEPIDGESTKFLQEFARRYNMVIVSPILERDVNHGETLWNTAVIIGNNGNIIGKHRKNHIPRVGDFNESTYYMEGNTGHPVFETAYGKIAVNICYGRHHPLNWLVFGLNGAEIVFNPSATVGELSEPMWPIEARNAAIANSYFVCSINRVGTEHFPNPFTSGDGKSQHTDFGHFYGSSYVSAPDSSCTPSLSRHKDGLLISDMDLNLCRQLKDKWGFRMTARYEIYADLFARYVKPDFEPQVISDPLLNKKTL; this is translated from the exons ATGGCTGCAGAAAACGGCAAAACTGATTTAGCAGATGACGGTTCCGTCGCTGGATTCGATTCTTTGCACCGCCTCCTCCAATCTTCCCTTCCTCCCCACCTTTTTCAG GAGGCTAGCCGATTGCTGATTGGGCTAAACTGTGGAAAAACGCTTGATTCTGTTGCTCTTCCCGATCCTGCCAAATCTCTTTCTGTAAACCATGATTTTGATCTTCAG GCATTTTCGTTTCGTGCTGATAGTGAATCACTGAGGGAACCTCGCTGTGTGAGGGTGGGTCTGATTCAGAACTCTATAGCTCTTCCAACTACAGAACCATTTCTTGATCAGAAATGGGGCATCTTTCAGAAATTGACACCGATCATTGAAGCTGCAGGTGCTTCTGGAGTCAACATATTATGTTTGCAG GAAGCTTGGACGATGCCATTTGCATTCTGCACCCGTGAGAAGAAATGGTGTGAGTTTGCCGAGCCAATAGATGGAGAATCGACAAAATTTCTTCAGGAGTTTGCTCGGAGGTacaacatggttatagtgagcCCTATCCTTGAAAGGGATGTGAACCATGGGGAGACACTCTGGAACACTGCTGTAATAATTGGAAATAATGGGAACATAATCGGGAAGCACAGGAAG AATCATATACCTAGAGTCGGGGACTTCAATGAAAGCACATACTATATGGAAGGAAATACCGGGCATCCTGTGTTTGAGACGGCTTATGGAAAGATTGCTGTCAATATATGTTATGGAAGACATCATCCTCTTAATTGGTTAGTTTTCGGCTTAAATGGTGCGGAGATAGTTTTTAACCCATCAGCAACTGTGGGTGAACTGAGTGAACCAATGTGGCCCATTGAG GCACGTAATGCAGCCATAGCAAACAGTTACTTTGTATGCTCAATCAATCGTGTTGGGACTGAACATTTCCCGAATCCATTCACCTCAGGAGATGGGAAGTCACAACATACAGATTTTGGACACTTCTATGGTTCCAGCTACGTATCAGCGCCCGATTCCTCCTGCACGCCATCTCTATCCCGCCACAAGGATGGCTTGCTGATATCGGACATGGATCTCAACCTCTGCCGGCAACTGAAGGACAAATGGGGATTCCGCATGACTGCCCGATATGAGATTTATGCAGATCTGTTTGCTCGTTATGTGAAGCCCGATTTTGAACCCCAAGTCATTTCTGATCCACTGTTGAACAAGAAAACCCTTTAA
- the LOC121803403 gene encoding protein EXECUTER 1, chloroplastic-like isoform X3 produces MSHLKRSVEEERYGDAALIRDHAGAGLVGWWAGTSEDANDPYGRIIHMSAEHGRYIARSYSPRLLDIEVRENWPSLEFKILDGLMVNLLYWMERLLD; encoded by the exons ATGTCACATCTAAAG AGATCTGTGGAGGAAGAGCGATATGGAGATGCAGCTCTTATACGTGATCATGCAGGGGCTGGTTTG GTTGGATGGTGGGCTGGAACTTCAGAAGATGCCAATGATCCTTATGGTCGCATTATTCATATGAGCGCTGAACATGGAAGATACATCGCTAGAAGTTACAGTCCTAG ATTGCTCGATATAGAGGTCAGGGAAAATTGGCCGAGCCTGGAGTTCAAAATCCTCGATGGGTTGATGGTGAACTTGTTATATTGGATGGAAAG GCTGCTGGATTGA